Proteins encoded within one genomic window of Spirulina major PCC 6313:
- a CDS encoding pirin family protein, translating into MLQVRKSHERGHANHGWLDSYHTFSFASYYDPNHMSFRSLRVINEDRIDPGAGFATHGHRDMEIITYVLNGALEHQDSLGTGSVIRPGEVQQMSAGTGIQHSEYNHSQREPVHLLQIWITPNQTGIEPRYAQREFPIATELGKLHLVAGPVGEVENVIPVQQDMRLYAGQLGAGDEVHQAIAPDRYAWIQVARGDLSLNEIPLQAGDGVAISGEDAITITATTAAELLLFDLP; encoded by the coding sequence ATGTTACAAGTTCGGAAAAGTCATGAACGAGGTCATGCGAATCATGGTTGGTTAGACTCGTACCATACCTTTTCATTCGCGAGTTATTACGATCCAAATCACATGAGCTTTCGCAGCTTACGGGTGATTAATGAAGACCGAATTGATCCGGGTGCTGGGTTTGCGACCCATGGCCATCGCGATATGGAAATCATTACCTATGTGCTCAATGGTGCTTTGGAGCATCAGGATAGTTTAGGCACTGGGTCAGTGATTCGTCCGGGGGAAGTGCAACAGATGAGCGCGGGCACGGGGATTCAACATAGTGAATATAACCATTCCCAGCGCGAACCGGTGCATCTGTTGCAGATTTGGATTACGCCGAATCAAACGGGGATTGAGCCGCGTTATGCGCAGCGGGAGTTTCCGATTGCGACGGAGTTGGGCAAGCTGCATCTGGTGGCGGGGCCAGTGGGTGAGGTGGAGAATGTGATTCCGGTGCAGCAGGATATGCGCCTCTATGCGGGGCAGTTGGGGGCGGGGGATGAAGTTCACCAGGCGATCGCACCGGATCGTTATGCTTGGATTCAGGTGGCGCGGGGGGACTTGAGCCTCAATGAAATTCCTCTCCAAGCGGGGGATGGGGTGGCGATCAGTGGAGAGGACGCGATAACCATCACCGCCACCACAGCGGCGGAGTTGTTGCTGTTTGATTTGCCGTAA